A genomic window from Promicromonospora sukumoe includes:
- a CDS encoding MFS transporter yields MTQTDVPVPAGQNTPQGPGQTAPGRTPRIHPAWWVALVSFVTVMCAAAFTAAPGLFVDPLNAELGWSRATIGFAVGLQSVLYGLTAPFAASLMDRFGMRPVVTVALVVITGGALSTVWMSEPWQFVLGWGLLVGVGSGSMALAFTATVTGRWFVARRGLVSGVLTAATASGQLVFLPLLAWIVENQGWRPASVTVAIASLVAIPLVLFLLRDHPADMGLAPYGGTYAPKPAPTRGAARRAVTALFDAARTGPFWLLAGAFAICGATTNGLVRTHFVPGAHDHGMPITVAASLLAVIGVVDVIGTIGSGWLTDRYSPRVLLGVYYTLRGVALLFLPSLMAPNVEMPMVFFIVFYGLDWVATVPPTLALCREFYGEDAPIVFGWVLASHQVGAGVVAFAGGLVRDMTGSYDAVWYGAGALCAGAALMSLLIRRVRQPTPDVSDA; encoded by the coding sequence GTGACCCAGACAGACGTCCCCGTGCCGGCGGGCCAGAACACACCGCAGGGCCCCGGCCAGACCGCGCCGGGCCGGACGCCCCGCATCCACCCCGCCTGGTGGGTGGCCCTCGTCAGCTTCGTGACCGTCATGTGCGCCGCGGCGTTCACCGCCGCGCCCGGCCTGTTCGTGGACCCGCTGAACGCGGAGCTCGGCTGGTCGCGCGCCACGATCGGCTTCGCCGTCGGCCTGCAGTCCGTGCTCTACGGGCTGACGGCGCCGTTCGCCGCCTCCCTGATGGACCGGTTCGGCATGCGGCCCGTGGTCACCGTCGCGCTCGTCGTGATCACCGGCGGCGCCCTGTCGACCGTCTGGATGTCCGAGCCGTGGCAGTTCGTGCTCGGCTGGGGGCTCCTGGTCGGCGTGGGCAGCGGAAGCATGGCGCTCGCGTTCACCGCCACCGTGACGGGGCGCTGGTTCGTGGCGCGGCGCGGCCTGGTCAGCGGCGTGCTCACGGCGGCCACGGCGTCGGGCCAGCTCGTGTTCCTGCCGCTGCTCGCGTGGATCGTGGAGAACCAGGGCTGGCGCCCGGCGTCGGTCACCGTGGCCATCGCCTCGCTCGTGGCGATCCCGCTCGTGCTGTTCCTGCTCCGTGACCACCCCGCAGATATGGGGCTGGCGCCCTACGGCGGCACGTACGCGCCCAAGCCCGCCCCCACACGCGGCGCGGCCCGCCGGGCCGTCACCGCCCTGTTCGACGCCGCCCGCACGGGTCCGTTCTGGCTGCTGGCCGGCGCCTTCGCGATCTGCGGCGCGACGACGAACGGGCTGGTCCGCACGCACTTCGTGCCCGGCGCCCACGACCACGGCATGCCCATCACGGTCGCCGCGAGCCTGCTCGCCGTGATCGGCGTCGTGGACGTGATCGGCACCATCGGGTCCGGCTGGCTGACCGACCGGTACTCGCCGCGCGTGCTGCTGGGCGTCTACTACACGCTGCGCGGCGTGGCCCTGCTGTTCCTGCCCTCCCTGATGGCTCCGAACGTCGAGATGCCGATGGTGTTCTTCATCGTGTTCTACGGGCTGGACTGGGTGGCGACCGTGCCGCCGACGCTCGCCCTGTGCCGGGAGTTCTACGGCGAGGACGCGCCCATCGTGTTCGGCTGGGTGCTCGCGTCGCACCAGGTCGGCGCGGGGGTGGTCGCGTTCGCGGGCGGCCTGGTGCGCGACATGACCGGCTCGTACGACGCGGTCTGGTACGGCGCCGGCGCCCTGTGCGCGGGGGCGGCGCTCATGTCGCTGCTGATCCGCCGGGTCCGCCAGCCCACCCCGGACGTGTCAGACGCGTAG
- a CDS encoding GlxA family transcriptional regulator, translated as MAQHTARRHRVAVLIRPGFIPFELGIPHRIFGIARDAELRPLYDVVTCTPGGPGLVRSDSDVLVQVEHGPEVLETADTVVVPASHTSGPDGTDPAVGDPVLEPELAAALTRIRPGARLMSICTGAFVLAAAGLLDGRPATTHWMESGRFRQLYPRVDLDPNVLYTDDGDVLTSAGVASGVDLCLHVVRRDHGTAIAQDVARRTVVPPHRDGGQAQFIRRPVVAGPTLGPGVGPGAGGAPGAQGRGPGTAATRAWALDRLDEPLTLTGMARHAAMSVRTFTRRFRDETGESPAQWLTRQRVEHARTLLESTVLPVEQVARRCGFGTAQSLRAHVQTALGVTPSAYRRTFRRAA; from the coding sequence ATGGCCCAGCACACCGCGCGTAGGCACCGCGTCGCCGTCCTGATCCGGCCCGGCTTCATCCCGTTCGAGCTCGGCATCCCGCACCGGATCTTCGGCATCGCGCGCGACGCCGAGCTCCGGCCCCTGTACGACGTCGTGACCTGCACGCCCGGCGGCCCGGGCCTCGTGCGGTCGGACTCCGACGTGCTGGTCCAGGTGGAGCACGGGCCCGAGGTGCTGGAGACGGCGGACACCGTGGTGGTGCCGGCGTCGCACACCTCCGGGCCGGACGGGACGGACCCCGCCGTCGGCGACCCGGTGCTCGAACCCGAGCTCGCGGCGGCGCTGACCCGGATCAGGCCCGGCGCCCGCCTCATGTCCATCTGCACGGGCGCGTTCGTGCTGGCCGCCGCGGGCCTGCTCGACGGCCGGCCCGCCACCACGCACTGGATGGAGAGCGGCCGCTTTCGGCAGCTCTACCCGCGTGTGGACCTCGACCCGAACGTCCTCTACACCGACGACGGCGACGTGCTCACCTCGGCCGGCGTCGCCTCCGGCGTCGACCTGTGCCTGCACGTCGTGCGCCGCGACCACGGCACGGCGATTGCGCAGGACGTCGCGCGCCGCACCGTGGTGCCGCCGCACCGGGACGGCGGCCAGGCGCAGTTCATCCGGCGCCCGGTGGTCGCGGGGCCCACCCTGGGGCCCGGCGTCGGCCCGGGGGCGGGCGGCGCGCCCGGCGCCCAGGGCCGTGGCCCAGGCACGGCCGCGACCCGGGCCTGGGCGCTGGACCGGCTGGACGAGCCGCTGACGCTGACCGGCATGGCCCGGCATGCCGCGATGTCGGTGCGCACCTTCACGCGCCGGTTCCGGGACGAGACCGGCGAGAGCCCCGCCCAGTGGCTCACCCGCCAGCGCGTCGAGCACGCCCGCACGCTGCTGGAGAGCACGGTGCTGCCGGTCGAGCAGGTCGCCCGGCGCTGCGGCTTCGGCACCGCGCAGTCGCTGCGCGCGCACGTGCAGACGGCGCTCGGCGTGACGCCGTCGGCCTACCGCCGCACGTTCCGCCGGGCGGCCTGA
- a CDS encoding AMIN-like domain-containing (lipo)protein has protein sequence MGRAGHRTALTVAACAALLLAGCTSAPQSSDEPGPGGSSPAPIASDPGGSSPSGTDGSGEGGGDGSGDDGAEPEPGASATETARGPAFEADTSPDTAEPTGEGETFLSVTDVRVGAHDGYDRVVFDLDGTGSGRPGWRVEYVDQASDDGSGDAVRVDGDAILRVSLSGTATPMDSGVDEFSGDRIEPSGTESIDEIVYRYWFEGYTTAFIGVDEAERPFRVFLLEDPLRVVVDVRH, from the coding sequence ATGGGACGAGCCGGACACCGCACAGCCCTGACGGTCGCCGCCTGCGCGGCGCTGCTGCTCGCCGGGTGCACGAGCGCACCGCAGAGCTCGGACGAGCCAGGGCCGGGCGGGTCGAGCCCCGCGCCGATCGCCTCCGACCCGGGCGGGTCGTCGCCGTCGGGCACTGACGGTTCGGGCGAGGGCGGTGGTGACGGCTCCGGCGACGACGGCGCCGAGCCCGAACCCGGCGCCTCCGCGACCGAGACGGCGCGCGGCCCGGCCTTCGAGGCCGACACGAGCCCGGACACCGCGGAGCCCACCGGCGAGGGCGAGACGTTCCTGTCCGTCACGGACGTGCGAGTCGGCGCGCACGACGGCTACGACCGCGTGGTCTTCGACCTCGACGGCACCGGCAGCGGCAGGCCCGGCTGGCGCGTCGAGTACGTGGACCAGGCGTCCGACGACGGCTCCGGCGACGCCGTCCGCGTCGACGGCGACGCGATCCTGCGGGTGTCGCTGTCCGGCACCGCGACGCCCATGGACAGCGGGGTCGACGAGTTCTCGGGCGACCGCATCGAGCCGTCGGGCACGGAGTCGATCGACGAGATCGTGTACCGCTACTGGTTCGAGGGGTACACCACGGCGTTCATCGGCGTCGACGAGGCCGAGCGCCCGTTCCGGGTGTTCCTCCTGGAGGACCCGCTGCGCGTCGTCGTCGACGTGCGGCACTGA
- a CDS encoding NAD(P)H-dependent glycerol-3-phosphate dehydrogenase, which produces MTQQPRVAVLGAGSMGTTFAMVLADAGCDVTLWGRDAAVLDAVETTHRNEKYLPGVQLPPMHGTTDPAVALRGASIVVVSVPSQVARATLESMKDLVHELAAPDAVVVSLMKGVELGTDKRMSQVMAEVLDLPDERVAVVSGPNLAPEIAARQPTATVVASRSEATAQRVAAACSTGYFRPYTNTDLVGVELCGAVKNIIALAAGMAQGQGLGWNTLATLITRGLVEITRLGLALGADAATFSGLAGMGDLMATCASPLSRNHRLGKHVGEGLTLAEAIKATGGTAEGVKSSESVLELARAHDVEMPITAGVVEVLAGTLPLSDLAATLLARPQKSEVAG; this is translated from the coding sequence ATGACGCAGCAGCCCAGGGTCGCCGTGCTCGGCGCGGGCTCGATGGGCACCACGTTCGCCATGGTCCTGGCCGACGCCGGCTGCGACGTGACCCTCTGGGGCCGCGACGCCGCCGTGCTCGACGCCGTCGAGACGACGCACCGCAACGAGAAGTACCTGCCGGGCGTGCAGCTGCCGCCGATGCACGGCACGACCGACCCGGCCGTCGCCCTGCGCGGCGCGTCGATCGTGGTCGTCTCCGTGCCGTCCCAGGTCGCGCGCGCCACGCTGGAGTCGATGAAGGACCTGGTGCACGAGCTGGCCGCGCCGGACGCCGTCGTCGTCTCCCTGATGAAGGGCGTCGAGCTCGGCACGGACAAGCGCATGAGCCAGGTCATGGCCGAGGTGCTGGACCTGCCGGACGAGCGCGTCGCCGTCGTCTCCGGGCCCAACCTGGCGCCGGAGATCGCGGCCCGCCAGCCGACGGCGACCGTGGTCGCCTCGCGCAGCGAGGCCACGGCGCAGCGTGTGGCCGCGGCCTGCTCGACGGGCTACTTCCGCCCGTACACGAACACCGACCTGGTGGGCGTGGAGCTGTGCGGCGCGGTGAAGAACATCATCGCCCTGGCGGCGGGCATGGCCCAGGGCCAGGGCCTCGGCTGGAACACCCTGGCGACGCTCATCACGCGCGGCCTGGTGGAGATCACGCGCCTGGGCCTCGCCCTGGGCGCCGACGCCGCGACGTTCTCCGGGCTGGCCGGCATGGGCGACCTGATGGCGACGTGCGCGTCTCCGCTGTCGCGCAACCACCGGCTCGGCAAGCACGTGGGCGAGGGGCTCACGCTCGCCGAGGCGATCAAGGCCACCGGCGGCACGGCCGAGGGCGTGAAGTCCTCGGAGTCGGTGCTGGAGCTGGCCCGCGCGCACGACGTCGAGATGCCGATCACGGCCGGCGTCGTCGAAGTGCTGGCCGGCACGCTGCCGCTGAGCGATCTCGCGGCGACGCTGCTGGCCCGGCCCCAGAAGTCCGAGGTCGCGGGCTGA
- a CDS encoding right-handed parallel beta-helix repeat-containing protein: protein MSRNWIRNSTVAVAAVSLVAAAGSGGVALDRLADAAAVATSAKCQQLYVSPSGDDRGKGTAKDPFKTVEGARDHIREKGLNRDSRQRCDITVNLAAGEYPVTETIGFTEQDSGGGGHQVIYRSSDGPGAANLVGAEEVTGWEEYQDGIYKTQFDADKQFYTLFEDGERSELARYPNRTSEDTQAPYLFSVLGEPEKEAVRSWLYWADGDWDPAWDDTPENNPLKDAQVTVWSGGSWSWFTDTVPIIGQDYRKNFATLKHWTRYAMVNSRSGSRYYLQNAMAFLDQPGEYYVDREAGELYYIPRGDIDDVTIMRPTVAKVVDVKGASPEDRAHDITFDGIGVQYSDFVDWYRAGWISAGDSGDAHKYPEYDRQIEMPRNRFGAITLENTSGITLTGMHVRDTGFMGVYALFANDHLTVEDSLLENLGADGIKVEGGWPGEGDLSHEHTFRNLYIHHVGELVPGDASGIELMSTGNNTVEHVHVRNSARYGISLESRPEVKDGEQYTDNNTFRYIRIDEAGLDSGDMGAFYTYGVANQEPHPVKNTVDQMVIGDVLPDPAGAMPDSGTRGVHMDAGGCGFSFSNIEVGETTDQSYQSYQCNEVSNGNWEADFDASQMEYDKIGVTDAFPYPVPES from the coding sequence ATGTCCAGGAATTGGATCCGGAACAGCACCGTGGCGGTCGCCGCGGTGAGCCTGGTCGCCGCAGCGGGAAGCGGCGGGGTCGCGCTCGACCGGCTCGCCGACGCCGCGGCCGTGGCGACGTCCGCGAAGTGCCAGCAGCTCTACGTCTCGCCGTCGGGCGACGACCGGGGCAAGGGGACCGCCAAGGACCCGTTCAAGACGGTTGAGGGGGCCCGTGACCACATCCGCGAGAAGGGTCTGAACCGCGACTCGCGGCAGCGGTGCGACATCACGGTGAACCTGGCGGCGGGCGAGTATCCCGTCACGGAGACCATCGGCTTCACCGAGCAGGACTCGGGCGGCGGTGGGCACCAGGTCATCTACCGCAGCAGCGACGGTCCCGGCGCGGCGAACCTCGTCGGCGCCGAGGAGGTCACCGGCTGGGAGGAGTACCAGGACGGCATCTACAAGACCCAGTTCGACGCCGACAAGCAGTTCTACACGCTCTTCGAGGACGGCGAGCGGTCCGAGCTGGCGCGCTACCCCAACCGGACGTCGGAGGACACCCAGGCTCCGTACCTGTTCTCCGTCCTCGGCGAGCCGGAGAAGGAGGCCGTGCGGTCGTGGCTCTACTGGGCGGACGGCGACTGGGACCCGGCCTGGGACGACACCCCCGAGAACAACCCGCTCAAGGACGCCCAGGTCACCGTGTGGTCGGGCGGCTCCTGGAGCTGGTTCACCGACACGGTCCCGATCATCGGCCAGGACTACCGCAAGAACTTCGCCACGCTCAAGCACTGGACGCGCTACGCGATGGTGAACAGCCGGAGCGGTTCGCGCTACTACCTGCAGAACGCCATGGCGTTCCTCGACCAGCCGGGCGAGTACTACGTGGACCGGGAGGCCGGCGAGCTGTACTACATCCCGCGCGGTGACATCGACGACGTCACGATCATGCGGCCGACGGTCGCGAAGGTGGTCGACGTGAAGGGTGCCTCGCCCGAGGACCGGGCGCACGACATCACGTTCGACGGGATCGGCGTCCAGTACTCCGACTTCGTCGACTGGTACCGCGCGGGCTGGATCAGCGCGGGCGACTCCGGGGACGCGCACAAGTACCCGGAGTACGACCGGCAGATCGAGATGCCGCGCAACCGGTTCGGCGCGATCACGCTGGAGAACACGAGCGGCATCACGCTCACCGGGATGCACGTGCGCGACACGGGGTTCATGGGCGTCTACGCCCTGTTCGCCAACGACCACCTCACGGTCGAGGACTCGCTCCTGGAGAACCTCGGCGCCGACGGCATCAAGGTCGAGGGCGGCTGGCCGGGGGAGGGCGACCTCTCCCACGAGCACACGTTCCGCAACCTCTACATCCATCACGTCGGTGAGCTGGTGCCCGGTGACGCCTCGGGCATCGAGCTGATGAGCACCGGCAACAACACCGTGGAGCACGTCCACGTGCGCAACTCCGCGCGCTACGGCATCAGCCTCGAGTCCCGGCCGGAGGTGAAGGACGGTGAGCAGTACACCGACAACAACACCTTCCGGTACATCCGGATCGACGAGGCAGGGCTGGACTCGGGCGACATGGGCGCGTTCTACACGTACGGCGTCGCCAACCAGGAACCGCACCCGGTGAAGAACACCGTCGACCAGATGGTCATCGGCGACGTCCTCCCGGACCCGGCCGGCGCCATGCCGGACAGCGGCACCCGGGGAGTCCACATGGACGCGGGCGGCTGCGGCTTCTCGTTCAGCAACATCGAGGTGGGCGAGACGACCGACCAGTCGTACCAGTCGTACCAGTGCAACGAGGTGAGCAACGGGAACTGGGAGGCCGACTTCGACGCCTCGCAGATGGAGTACGACAAGATCGGCGTCACCGACGCCTTCCCGTACCCGGTCCCGGAGTCCTGA
- a CDS encoding acyl-CoA dehydrogenase family protein, with protein MTDLLSDELLADVRERAADYDRDNAFFAEDLADLQAAGYLGAMVPTELGGAGLTLHQTARLQARLAAHAPATALAVNMHHVWVGVGRYLHERGDSSLDWLLREAASGEVFGFGYSEPGNDLVLLGSRTEARPDGSGGYTFHGRKIFTSNSPAWTRLGVLGLEKTGMLRGRNGSARLVHAFITREGGGFEILDDWDTLGMRASQSRSTVLDGAHAPADRVLRLLPPGPSLDPYVVGIFTSFEVLLSSVYAGIADRALELAVEAANKRTSMKTGKAYAQDPDVRRRIADMALALDSVWLQVDGITRDLDASAADPTLDRGAGWFRATAGLKVRVTDAAREIVDQAVRVSGGSTYFNGSELGRLYRDVLAGIFHPSSDDAAHSTVAQSLLGPLD; from the coding sequence GTGACCGACCTCTTGTCCGACGAGCTGCTTGCCGACGTCCGCGAACGCGCGGCCGACTACGACCGGGACAACGCGTTCTTCGCCGAGGACCTGGCGGACCTCCAGGCGGCCGGATACCTGGGCGCGATGGTCCCCACGGAGCTCGGCGGCGCGGGCCTCACGCTGCACCAGACCGCCCGCCTGCAGGCGCGGCTGGCCGCGCACGCCCCGGCGACGGCGCTGGCCGTGAACATGCACCACGTCTGGGTCGGCGTCGGTCGCTACCTGCATGAGCGCGGCGACTCGTCGCTGGACTGGCTGCTGCGGGAGGCGGCGTCGGGCGAGGTGTTCGGGTTCGGCTACTCGGAGCCGGGCAACGACCTGGTGCTGCTCGGCTCCCGCACGGAGGCGCGGCCCGACGGCTCGGGCGGCTACACGTTCCACGGCCGCAAGATCTTCACCTCCAACTCCCCCGCCTGGACGCGGCTCGGCGTGCTCGGCCTGGAGAAGACCGGCATGCTGCGCGGCCGCAACGGCTCGGCGCGCCTGGTGCACGCCTTCATCACCCGCGAGGGCGGCGGGTTCGAGATCCTCGACGACTGGGACACGCTCGGCATGCGCGCCTCCCAGTCGCGGTCCACGGTGCTCGACGGCGCCCACGCGCCCGCCGACCGCGTGCTGCGCCTGCTGCCGCCCGGCCCCTCGCTGGACCCGTACGTGGTGGGCATCTTCACGTCGTTCGAGGTGCTGCTGTCGTCGGTGTACGCGGGCATCGCGGACCGGGCGCTGGAGCTCGCGGTCGAGGCCGCGAACAAGCGCACGTCCATGAAGACGGGCAAGGCGTACGCCCAGGACCCCGACGTCCGGCGCCGGATCGCCGACATGGCGCTGGCGCTGGACAGCGTGTGGCTCCAGGTCGACGGGATCACCCGGGACCTCGACGCGTCGGCGGCGGACCCCACGCTGGACCGCGGCGCGGGCTGGTTCCGCGCCACCGCCGGGCTCAAGGTGCGGGTCACCGACGCGGCGCGCGAGATCGTGGACCAGGCGGTGCGGGTCTCCGGCGGCTCGACCTACTTCAACGGCTCCGAGCTGGGCCGGCTCTACCGGGACGTGCTCGCGGGCATCTTCCACCCTTCCAGCGACGACGCCGCCCACTCGACGGTCGCCCAGTCGCTGCTGGGCCCGCTGGACTAG
- a CDS encoding trans-sulfuration enzyme family protein has translation MSTTPEDTATQRDAHPAAHPAGLAPATLVVAAGRPAREQGGHINPSVPLNSTYVSRGVVTSGELSYARGDNDAWHPFESALAALEAGTGEPGEGIVFGSGMAAIAAVFSLVPDGGTLVLPRHAYQAGMVLARQISERHGVTLRYVDIADTDAVVAALAGADLFLAESPTNPMLEVADLPAVLGAARAAGVRSVVDNTFATPLGQNPLEQGADIVLHSVTKYLAGHSDVVLGALVTRDAGLAATLREHRTLHGAIAGPFEVWLALRGLRTLALRFERAQATAAELARRLAEHPDVAEVRHPSLPGDPGHERAKAQMNGFGAILGVRPASRSGVGPVERADAVVDAVGLWLPATSLGGVESMLERRRRWGTEAHTVPEDLLRLSVGIEDVEDLWRDLDAALRA, from the coding sequence ATGAGCACCACCCCTGAGGACACCGCCACGCAGCGCGACGCGCACCCCGCTGCGCACCCCGCCGGGCTCGCCCCCGCCACCCTCGTCGTCGCCGCCGGACGCCCGGCGCGCGAGCAGGGCGGGCACATCAACCCGTCCGTGCCGCTGAACTCGACGTACGTGTCGCGCGGCGTGGTCACCTCCGGCGAGCTCTCGTACGCGCGCGGCGACAACGATGCCTGGCACCCGTTCGAGTCGGCGCTGGCCGCGCTGGAGGCCGGCACGGGGGAGCCCGGCGAGGGCATCGTGTTCGGCTCGGGCATGGCGGCGATCGCGGCCGTCTTCTCCCTGGTGCCCGACGGCGGCACGCTCGTGCTGCCGCGGCACGCCTACCAGGCGGGCATGGTGCTGGCCCGGCAGATCTCGGAGCGGCACGGCGTGACCCTGCGGTACGTGGACATCGCGGACACGGACGCCGTGGTCGCCGCGCTCGCCGGTGCCGACCTGTTCCTGGCCGAGTCGCCCACCAACCCGATGCTGGAGGTCGCCGACCTGCCCGCCGTGCTCGGCGCCGCCCGGGCCGCCGGGGTGCGCTCGGTCGTGGACAACACGTTCGCGACGCCGCTGGGCCAGAACCCGCTGGAGCAGGGCGCCGACATCGTGCTGCACTCCGTGACCAAGTACCTGGCGGGGCACTCCGACGTCGTGCTCGGCGCGCTCGTGACGCGGGACGCGGGGCTGGCCGCCACCCTGCGCGAGCACCGCACGCTGCACGGCGCGATCGCCGGCCCGTTCGAGGTGTGGCTCGCGCTGCGCGGCCTGCGCACCCTCGCCCTGCGCTTCGAGCGCGCCCAGGCGACGGCGGCCGAGCTCGCCCGCCGGCTCGCGGAGCACCCGGACGTCGCCGAGGTGCGGCACCCCTCGCTGCCCGGCGACCCGGGGCACGAGCGCGCGAAGGCGCAGATGAACGGGTTCGGCGCGATCCTCGGCGTCCGGCCCGCGTCGCGCTCCGGCGTCGGCCCGGTCGAGCGGGCCGACGCCGTCGTGGACGCCGTCGGCCTGTGGCTGCCCGCCACCTCGCTCGGTGGCGTGGAGTCGATGCTGGAGCGCCGCCGCCGGTGGGGAACCGAGGCGCACACCGTGCCCGAGGACCTGCTGCGCCTGTCGGTCGGCATCGAGGACGTCGAGGACCTCTGGCGCGACCTGGACGCGGCGCTCCGCGCCTGA
- a CDS encoding glycoside hydrolase family 95 protein — MNPITRRDLLRTTGLSAGAFALAGQAPASTAADDGGGPDGPDGPDTNPMRLWYTAPAQEWLQALAVGNGRLGAMVFGGVAAEKIVLNEDTVWAGGPHDYADPLGHEALPEIRRLIDEEQWLQAQQLAEERFMGRPTEQMQYQPVGDLLLSFSGPDFPGLTDDLTDYRRSLDLTTAITTTTFVADGVRHTREVFASHAHQVIVVRLTASERGAVSFDAGYQSLQETSTYAYDTRTLALEGRSGEAEGLEGQVRFVSLVRALTEGGSVTCADAGLRVRGADAVTLVVSIGTSHRNYLDVGGDHLAAAVAPLERMTPGYGVLRRAHVRDHQEMFGRVDIDLGTSASVDLPTDQRVVAFRDGQDPQLAALYYQFGRYLLIASSRTPGQPANLQGLWNDQMLPPWQSKYTLNINCQMNYWPAGPSNLAECWQPLFAMIEELAESGARTAQKMWGAKGWVAHHNTDLWRGSAPVDFAYYGVWPTGGAWLSLLFWEHYEYTGDLDTLREYFPVLRGAVEFFLDTLVRDAATGYLVTSPSHSPEIKHHEIDDESVSICAGPTMDMQILRDLFTAFDKASAVLGQDRSMAARALAVRDQLPPNQIGHLGQLQEWLIDWEEAATEISRHVSHLWGVFPSDQITPRRTPELAAAADRSLELRGPAVTAGWSLAWKMNIRARLLQPDGVYTHLRQLLSPGRTAPNLFDLHPPFQIDGNFGGVSALNETLVQSHSGEVWLLPCLPEAFPAGRVRGLRTRGAFELSLTWRDGRLGSARVRSLAGNTIRLRTDGPVHVSGPGGPVVVERPEEGLAVFATRRGATYVVEPA; from the coding sequence ATGAATCCGATCACGCGAAGAGATCTCCTGCGCACCACGGGCCTGTCGGCCGGGGCGTTCGCGCTCGCCGGGCAGGCCCCCGCGAGTACCGCGGCCGACGACGGCGGAGGCCCCGACGGGCCGGACGGCCCCGACACCAACCCGATGCGGCTCTGGTACACCGCCCCCGCGCAGGAGTGGCTCCAGGCGCTCGCGGTCGGCAACGGCCGGCTGGGCGCCATGGTGTTCGGCGGCGTGGCCGCCGAGAAGATCGTGCTCAACGAGGACACCGTGTGGGCCGGCGGCCCGCACGACTACGCCGACCCGCTCGGCCACGAGGCGCTGCCGGAGATCCGCCGGCTCATCGACGAGGAGCAGTGGCTCCAGGCCCAGCAGCTCGCCGAGGAGCGGTTCATGGGCCGCCCCACCGAGCAGATGCAGTACCAGCCGGTCGGGGACCTGCTGCTCAGCTTCTCGGGACCCGACTTTCCCGGGCTCACCGACGACCTCACGGACTATCGTCGCTCGCTCGACCTGACCACGGCGATCACCACCACGACGTTCGTGGCCGACGGCGTGCGCCACACCCGGGAGGTGTTCGCCAGCCACGCCCACCAGGTGATCGTCGTCCGGCTCACCGCGAGCGAGCGGGGCGCCGTCTCCTTCGACGCGGGGTACCAGTCGCTCCAGGAGACGTCGACGTACGCCTACGACACCCGCACGCTCGCCCTGGAGGGGCGCAGCGGGGAGGCCGAGGGCCTGGAGGGCCAGGTGCGGTTCGTCAGCCTGGTCCGCGCGCTGACCGAGGGCGGTAGCGTGACCTGCGCCGACGCCGGCCTGCGGGTGCGCGGCGCCGACGCCGTCACCCTGGTCGTCTCCATCGGCACGAGCCACCGGAACTACCTGGACGTCGGCGGGGACCACCTCGCCGCCGCCGTCGCGCCCCTGGAGCGGATGACGCCGGGCTACGGCGTGCTGCGGCGGGCGCACGTGCGCGACCACCAGGAGATGTTCGGGCGGGTCGACATCGACCTGGGCACCTCGGCGTCCGTCGACCTGCCCACCGACCAGCGGGTCGTCGCCTTCCGCGACGGCCAGGACCCGCAGCTCGCGGCCCTGTACTACCAGTTCGGCCGGTACCTGCTGATCGCCAGCTCCCGCACGCCGGGCCAGCCCGCCAACCTGCAGGGCCTGTGGAACGACCAGATGCTGCCGCCGTGGCAGTCCAAGTACACGCTGAACATCAACTGCCAGATGAACTACTGGCCCGCCGGGCCGTCGAACCTGGCCGAGTGCTGGCAGCCGCTGTTCGCGATGATCGAGGAGCTCGCCGAGTCGGGCGCCCGGACGGCGCAGAAGATGTGGGGCGCCAAGGGCTGGGTGGCGCACCACAACACCGACCTGTGGCGCGGGTCGGCGCCCGTGGACTTCGCGTACTACGGCGTCTGGCCCACCGGCGGGGCGTGGCTCTCCCTGCTCTTCTGGGAGCACTACGAGTACACCGGCGACCTGGACACGCTCCGTGAGTACTTCCCGGTGCTGCGCGGCGCCGTCGAGTTCTTCCTCGACACGCTCGTGCGGGACGCCGCCACCGGCTACCTGGTCACCAGCCCCTCGCACTCCCCGGAGATCAAGCACCACGAGATCGACGACGAGAGCGTGAGCATCTGCGCCGGGCCGACCATGGACATGCAGATCCTGCGGGACCTGTTCACGGCGTTCGACAAGGCGTCCGCGGTGCTCGGCCAGGACCGCTCCATGGCCGCCCGGGCGCTGGCCGTGCGCGACCAGCTCCCGCCGAACCAGATCGGCCACCTGGGCCAGCTCCAGGAGTGGCTGATCGACTGGGAGGAGGCCGCGACCGAGATCAGCCGGCACGTCTCGCACCTGTGGGGCGTGTTCCCCAGCGACCAGATCACCCCGCGCCGCACGCCCGAGCTCGCCGCGGCGGCCGACCGGTCGCTGGAGCTGCGCGGACCGGCGGTGACGGCGGGCTGGTCGCTCGCCTGGAAGATGAACATCCGCGCCCGCCTGCTCCAGCCGGACGGCGTCTACACCCACCTGCGCCAGCTCCTCTCGCCCGGCCGGACCGCGCCCAACCTGTTCGACTTGCACCCGCCGTTCCAGATCGACGGGAACTTCGGCGGGGTGTCGGCCCTGAACGAGACGCTCGTGCAGAGCCACTCGGGCGAGGTCTGGCTGCTGCCGTGCCTCCCGGAGGCCTTCCCGGCGGGCCGGGTCCGCGGGCTGCGCACCCGGGGCGCCTTCGAGCTGTCCCTCACCTGGCGCGACGGGCGCCTGGGCTCCGCCCGGGTCCGGTCGCTGGCCGGGAACACGATCCGGCTGCGCACCGACGGCCCGGTCCACGTCTCGGGCCCCGGCGGCCCCGTCGTCGTCGAGCGCCCCGAGGAAGGGCTCGCCGTCTTCGCGACGCGGCGCGGGGCCACGTACGTCGTCGAACCCGCCTGA